The following proteins are co-located in the Argopecten irradians isolate NY chromosome 9, Ai_NY, whole genome shotgun sequence genome:
- the LOC138331194 gene encoding NAD(+) hydrolase SARM1-like — translation MSSDCEDGKERTVGITGPAKDTETFVRVTSPVDSVSVTNDRDLIENPESLKTMADQEESEGDTVGPVRRINSAAGFNTSENNQEGQQSFDPYRMLERSQSEAVLIHNIEDPSGDVMNLESTQSSEEVGSEGAMASHCNISECSKVYFDLSKAEAYENLCEKTPNLLTRTSSGRHLETIPQEDETDECGKFSLSERSISMESTSSEDRSPRGSHISLKSIREDKAFITTGMARKVMKVNKSQEHLSKISKSSWKASFQSYAQNLRQKTKQLQMGSIQEQIHALRELCVMMEQVWAIPTYGRDLAYGLCDIIKSEKLLDIIIKNCQSQSRDLLRSSARLLEKVLTTGNRHKVAEIGLDIVVKMTIEVKGDTEMARVTTGILESLFKTSEDVSSRLIKLGGLEVVLYWCRCNDRLTLRHCAISLANLALYGGPENQEIMAKSKVPEWLFPLAFNDDDSVRYYACLAISVLVANKEIEADVLNSGTLELVLPFINSHIPSEFARMDLSHRHGRSRGWLKRLAGLLSSKREEAQALAAFHFAMEAGIKSDQDKKEVFYEIEAIEPLRKLAGSPNATVSKLAGEALKIIGEELPHKLTQQVPLWSVADVSAWVAQVGFKDLTQDFERCKVDGDLLLTMTKDDLADSIGMTCKITQKRFLRELTHLKMSADYKSCDQTGLDDWLSEMNQEYRQYMYQMMKSGLDKRYLSHVCDDELMNDCGINNGIHRKRIMQRIAAMKELQMYSDQCSLDSADGTLVSRSMDVFISYRRANGSQLASLLKVHLQLRGFSVFLDIEKLRAGKFDEGLLSSVKMAKHFIIVLTPNSLDRCIGDNNQKDWVHKEIVAAINSGCNIIPLMDNFTFPPADMCT, via the exons ATGTCCAGTGATTGTGAAGATGGGAAGGAAAGAACAGTTGGGATTACCGGGCCGGCTAAGGATACCGAAACATTTGTGAGAGTGACCTCCCCTGTTGATAGTGTATCTGTTACAAATGATCGTGATTTAATTGAAAATCCCGAAAGTTTAAAAACCATGGCTGACCAGGAGGAGTCCGAAGGGGATACGGTTGGACCTGTACGCAGGATTAATTCAGCGGCAGGATTTAACACGTCGGAAAATAACCAAGAAGGGCAACAGTCATTTGATCCGTACCGAATGTTGGAGCGATCCCAATCCGAGGCCGTCCTAATTCACAACATTGAGGATCCTTCAGGAGATGTAATGAATCTGGAATCTACCCAGTCTTCGGAAGAAGTGGGAAGTGAAGGAGCGATGGCTAGTCACTGCAACATATCAGAATGTTCAAAGGTGTATTTTGATCTGTCCAAGGCGGAAGCATATGAGAATCTGTGTGAGAAGACACCAAATTTACTGACAAGGACTTCCTCAGGGCGGCACCTGGAGACGATACCGCAGGAGGACGAAACTGACGAATGTGGAAAGTTTAGCCTGAGTGAAAGGTCAATCTCGATGGAAAGTACATCCAGTGAGGATAGGAGTCCCCGGGGCTCTCATATCAGTCTAAAGTCGATCCGCGAGGATAAGGCCTTCATCACAACGGGCATGGCACGAAAGGTCATGAAGGTCAATAAGTCGCAAGAGCATTTGAGTAAAATCTCGAAAAGTAGCTGGAAAGCCAGCTTCCAGTCGTATGCTCAGAACTTACGACAGAAGACGAAGCAGTTGCAAATGGGATCTATACAGGAACAGATCCATGCCCTGAGAGAGCTCTGTGTGATGATGGAGCAGGTGTGGGCGATTCCAACATATGGACGTGATTTAGCATACGGCTTATGCGACATCATAAAGTCTGAGAAATTACTAGATATTATCATAAAGAACTGTCAGTCACAGTCTAGGGACCTCCTGAGGTCGTCTGCTCGGCTCCTGGAGAAGGTTCTCACTACTGGTAATAGACATAAGGTTGCAGAAATTGGTCTGGACATTGTTGTCAAGATGACGATCGAAGTGAAAGGCGACACAGAAATGGCTCGCGTAACAACAGGAATTTTGGAAAGCTTATTTAAGACTTCCGAAGATGTCAGCTCTCGTTTGATAAAACTCGGAGGACTGGAGGTTGTTCTTTACTGGTGTAGATGTAATGACAGACTCACCCTACGGCACTGCGCTATCTCCCTTGCAAACCTTGCCCTCTACGGCGGACCAGAGAATCAAGAAATCATGGCTAAGAGTAAAGTTCCGGAGTGGCTCTTCCCTCTTGCCTTCAATGACGACGACAGTGTACGGTACTACGCCTGTCTGGCCATTTCTGTGTTGGTCGCCAATAAGGAAATCGAGGCTGATGTACTGAACTCTGGTACCTTGGAACTTGTACTTCCGTTCATCAACAGTCATATCCCCAGTGAATTTGCCCGCATGGATTTGTCGCACCGTCATGGCCGATCTCGCGGCTGGCTGAAGCGGTTGGCAGGACTACTGTCAAGTAAGAGAGAGGAGGCACAGGCTTTGGCGGCATTCCACTTCGCCATGGAGGCTGGTATTAAGAGTGATCAGGATAAAAAAGAG GTTTTCTATGAAATAGAAGCCATAGAACCACTAAGAAAACTAGCTGGAAGTCCGAATGCCACTGTGTCCAAACTCGCTGGTGAGGCTCTGAAGATTATTGGTGAGGAGCTGCCACACAAACTGACTCAGCAGGTGCCACTATGGTCGGTGGCTGATGTCTCTGCCTGGGTGGCTCAG GTTGGATTTAAGGATTTAACCCAAGACTTTGAGCGATGTAAAGTTGATGGTGACTTGCTACTGACGATGACTAAAGATGACCTGGCAGACAGTATCGGGATGACGTGTAAAATCACTCAGAAAAG ATTTCTACGTGAGCTAACTCATTTGAAGATGTCAGCAGATTACAAGTCATGTGACCAGACTGGGCTTGATGATTGGCTATCAGAAATGAACCAGGAATATCGTCAGTACATGTACCAGATGATGAAGTCGGGGTTAGATAAACGTTATCTCTCCCATGTGTGCGACGATGAACTCATGAATGACTGCGGCATTAACAATGGGATACACAGGAAACGCATAATGCAGAGAATTGCTG CTATGAAGGAACTCCAGATGTACAGTGATCAGTGTAGTCTAGACTCGGCCGACGGCACTCTCGTGTCTCGCTCTATGGATGTTTTCATCAGTTATCGACGGGCCAATGGATCCCAGCTAGCCAG TTTGTTGAAAGTGCATCTCCAGCTGCGAGGGTTTTCTGTTTTCCTCGACATTGAGAAGCTACGAGCAGGGAAGTTTGATGAAGGACTGCTGAGTAGTGTTAAAATGGCGAAACATTTCATCATCGTTCTGACTCCAAACTCTCTGGACAGATGTATAGGAGACAACAACCAGAAGGATTGGGTTCATAAG GAGATTGTGGCGGCCATTAACAGTGGATGTAACATTATTCCACTGATGGACAACTTCACCTTCCCTCCAGCCGACATGTGTACCTGA
- the LOC138331193 gene encoding UPF0390 protein zgc136864-like: MVQGKVKNKTSLPSGAKAKGKNHHKKAGTKRGTKVIKPKKTKLIEAAKLKKGLQKAINSDIEHMVSMKAVSTEPKQFHIFKTKASGSSSKSSIATATSSKK; this comes from the exons ATGGTGCAGGGCAAGGTGAAAAACAAAACTTCGCTTCCAAGTGGAGCAAAGGCTAAAGGAAAAAATCACCACAAGAAAGCCGGCACGAAACGTGGAA cGAAAGTCATAAAACCTAAAAAGACAAAGTTGATTGAAGCTGCGAAATTGAAAAAG GGATTACAAAAAGCAATCAACAGTGATATAGAACATATGGTATCAATGAAAGCCGTGTCCACTGAACCAAAACAGTTCCACATCTTCAAAACTAAGGCCTCAGGTTCATCGTCAAAATCATCAATCGCGACAGCAACAAgtagcaaaaaataa